A window of the Cucurbita pepo subsp. pepo cultivar mu-cu-16 chromosome LG01, ASM280686v2, whole genome shotgun sequence genome harbors these coding sequences:
- the LOC111795502 gene encoding separase isoform X1, with the protein MASPSEASIISILETADSKGIFSTVSDFLRPFSDIKNPKKSKKSAKPSDDSSAIRSLAKKFLTFLNRALSILPKRLSEPSKLGNDLELALEFFEIYKLCLACLESLTSQLSCKPYTVDVQRVRMVHCMEDWGLFKDAEAEGFRILERLRVIDRTSDCRVIHDRDKGGGDKDFCLLFAEVVVTLVKCAASGRSKESGDYRRLLGLVEEVRPWFRLLDAKVSEKTQRALATYLGKCTIFLVEELDYFGESLVSLFCRITFAEYAKSSLKDQIYKLARRICSTLFSLQQEQHSSMLIMHILICVLKSLTLEWKDETELEVVEFLQLICYSANKCLSASPECCCAFAKHLEEMAGEFHQATPPLGMNLRLYAAGLKIVSKLPRGETCGSAFSTLLDDEDTIQSLVNLNGFLGSYFCIGCREGNESCSIEQKDFVGQPCLHRNSNHENGVPSLLSLREAYLSSYLDAIKFFCQPLAESVNAERKEILAEDKAFPVLYNIQNTLHQFCDVFLFCQRRAYDAKSDGCDENVNMLLSIVVAAFTLSFRTRLEMKRSTDLIKDVISSKWVQPFALKRLFASLNNIGIILFRNKQIGEASKALKLCCRASWTCVKQFCEIFDKSRPSDNEFSENSVLIMFNEVIMRSAFLVDILYQRGMCKVEKAMTEILTNWSAAAKLFDELPAPVQLVKQWVKMQCKYHKNADPKKSTPTLNCLLQSSETVSKAKIGVLLEQELVEYEEMSGLYPEFCQSLQMKILSILLTDTYITPDHRLEKARVLMKKARVLRLCETVCLDGCIQCLSEAISTMNEISGGSRSFGVLHSHQLAVAYCLRAFCTHETVPNSKQVQQDIDSALSIWLEISSLNTLPDDQRLILSEYMLLLLCNAFDLLSIKGCVDYYDNIYSLMIRLFKWKNVPLEKLMATLWESRRMSHAMCIAPANELVIAQLSEHLGDLPKSYDFWTNCLKTLPGMLVGFQQNFSFLCSNYTQTSCEHEKSSRMHVTVDEVKEAALKLISHIPACKSSIFSAGYLYYDLCERLISEGCLTEALLCAKEAHRLRSKLFQEKFTYSVEQHPEKFCEITHASQKPPYGIKNLRKSGSVSRNIWSFDKISWDVEGCYLSPFNVLQCYLESTLQVGLVHEIIGNGSEAETLLQWGKSISCLQSLPLFEVAFSSALGKVYRKKQLWSLAQKELEGAKQILTDNITSCLKCRLVLEVIVDQYLGDLFRSMYVNGNGNTSEELLINAEELYKLALEKLNLSGWKNSISCPDEESHLSSLTIPVERAKARKDGRKSKKTTNAPRSLQMDQCVNPQTNVRLTRSRCRSIQGQSTNISNEVEVDLTVHLKSNVPDLSGASGQKQMHLQVNCCTPTLGCGASCKNGKVGCWQCLQMEIMEAGQINNFIYLKWEFARRRLLLRQLSGLGKCSGIRGQIHQTHETILKSMSILVSRNLFSQAHGVVEPVVLLDLVGKEVPGDMFAVERASVLYNICWFALKSYKYDDTKIICCPLSQVQSKTLVSWLMVALVLCCEVPVLFQKVSKLLAVIHVISSSIELLSLPSSNKILTDSHWASYFHQASIGTHLNHQFFPYTTGRSCIQDLNFAKGFDTGEQTVKLFRRGSFSSQDLEEYVRKFFDGLPCVAMVCISLIGGDLACLLQQILHFPSSVHAWILVSHLNSKRQPLVLLLPVETILKEDSEAYSNPQSDDICERNDSTKHWQCPWGSSVIDEIAPSFRTILEENYLSSSVFPSEDTKTNRMLWWKRRTKLDDCLGKLLGTIEDSWLGPWKYILLGGWSNRKHVDSVLNTLVLNLKSKCKMDVNEGLLKIILEGSEDVLVGFDSKLYWRKGCFVGRARFYDKEKSNPFQNALNGVDKLSTLALKLIQDAKKELEGEDGTSREPIILVLDYDVQMLPWENIPILKNQEVYRMPSVGSICVTLDGRLHQQEQDSGIIATFPSIDPLDAFYLLNPSGDLSSTQIEFENWFKDQNLEGKAGYAPKSSELIEELKSRDLFIYFGHGSGAQYIPRHEIQKLDACAASLLMGCSSGSLTLNGYYVPQGIPLSYLKAGSPVIVANLWEVTDKDIDRFGKAILEAWLRERSCSLPSSVQCDIVTKELEAMKISSKRANKKVASKSLPTACESTSSRDHSVHSRMIGSFLCEAREACNLRYLIGASPVCYGVPTSIRKKKELT; encoded by the exons ATGGCTTCGCCCTCGGAAGCCTCTATCATCTCCATCCTCGAAACAGCAGATTCCAAGGGCATCTTCTCTACTGTTTCCGATTTCCTCCGACCTTTCTCCGATATCAaaaatcccaagaaatccAAGAAATCAGCCAAGCCAAGCGACGATTCATCCGCAATCCGTTCCCTCGCCAAGAAGTTTCTCACTTTTCTCAATCGAGCTCTCTCCATTCTACCCAAGCGCCTCAGCGAGCCTTCCAAGCTGGGCAACGATCTCGAATTGGCCCTAGAATTCTTTGAAATCTATAAGCTCTGCTTGGCTTGCTTGGAATCTTTGACGTCGCAGCTCTCTTGTAAACCCTATACCGTCGATGTCCAGAGGGTTCGAATGGTGCATTGTATGGAGGATTGGGGACTCTTCAAGGACGCTGAGGCAGAGGGCTTTAGGATTTTGGAGAGGCTGAGGGTTATTGACCGTACATCTGACTGTCGTGTTATTCATGATCGGGACAAAGGTGGTGGTGATAaggatttttgtttgttattcgCGGAGGTTGTTGTAACACTTGTTAAGTGTGCGGCCAGTGGTCGTAGTAAGGAAAGTGGCGACTATAGAAGGCTTCTTGGATTGGTGGAGGAGGTTAGACCATGGTTCAG GTTACTAGATGCTAAAGTATCTGAGAAGACTCAGAGAGCTTTGGCCACATATCTAGGTAAATGTACTATTTTCTTGGTAGAGGAGCTAGATTATTTCGGTGAGAGTCTCGTAAGTCTCTTCTGCCGCATAACGTTTGCTGAATATGCCAAGTCATCTCTGAAAGATCAGATTTACAAG TTAGCCCGTCGGATATGTTCCACTCTTTTCTCTCTACAACAGGAACAACATTCGTCTATGCTCATCATGCACATATTAATATGTGTCCTGAAGTCTCTTACCCTAGAATGGAAG GATGAAACTGAATTggaagttgttgagtttcttcaACTCATCTGTTATTCTGCAAATAAATGTCTGAGTGCAAGTCCCGAGTGTTGTTGTGCTTTTGCCAAGCATCTTGAGGAAATGGCAGGTGAATTCCACCAG GCAACACCTCCATTGGGAATGAATTTGAGGCTTTATGCTGCTGGGTTGAAAATCGTTTCCAAGTTACCCAGAGGTGAAACTTGTGGCTCGGCATTTAGTACTTTACTTGATGATGAAGATACTATACAGAGTTTGGTTAACTTAAATGGTTTCCTGGGGAGTTACTTTTGTATTGGCTGCAGAGAGGGTAATGAGTCCTGCAGCATTGAGCAGAAAGATTTTGTCGGCCAACCATGTTTACACCGGAATTCTAATCATGAGAATGGGGTCCCTTCCCTTCTGAGCTTGAGAGAGGCTTATCTATCCTCTTACTTGGATGCAATTAAGTTCTTCTGCCAGCCACTTGCTGAATCAGTTAATGCCGAGAGAAAAGAAATCCTTGCTGAAGATAAAGCTTTTCCTGTTTTgtataatattcaaaatactttGCATCAGTTCTGTgatgtctttcttttttgtcaaaG GCGTGCATATGATGCTAAGAGCGATGGATGTGATGAGAATGTAAATATGCTATTAAGCATTGTTGTGGCTGCTTTTACCCTGTCTTTTAGAACAAGGCTGGAAATGAAG AGGAGCACGGATTTGATTAAGGATGTTATCTCAAGCAAATGGGTTCAACCTTTTGCCTTGAAACGTTTATTTGCTTCTCTTAACAACATTGGCATTATTTTATTCAGAAATAAGCAAATAGGAGAG GCCTCAAAGGCGTTGAAGTTGTGTTGTAGAGCATCGTGGACCTGCGTCAAACAATTTTGTGAGATATTTGACAAGTCCAGGCCATCAGATAATGAATTTTCTGAAAATTCCGTTCTAATTATGTTTAATGAAGTGATTATGAGAAGTGCTTTCCTTGTTGATATTCTCTATCAACGTGGCATGTGTAAGGTAGAAAAAGCAATGACTGAGATTCTTACGAACTGGTCTGCGGCTGCAAAATTATTTGATGAGCTGCCAGCTCCCGTGCAATTGGTGAAACAATGGGTTAAG ATGCAATGCAAGTATCATAAGAATGCAGATCCCAAAAAAAGCACACCAACCTTGAATTGTTTATTGCAATCTTCTGAGACGGTGTCAAAAGCTAAAATTGGTGTTCTCTTGGAGCAG GAACTCGTTGAATATGAGGAAATGAGTGGTCTATATCCAGAATTTTGTCAATCCTTACAAATGAAGATCTTGAGTATCCTCCTAACGGATACGTATATTACACCAGATCATAGACTTGAAAAGGCTAGAGTGTTAATGAAAAAGGCAAGGGTATTGAGGCTTTGTGAAACTGTATGTTTAGACGGTTGCATCCAGTGTTTATCAGAAGCAATATCTACAATG AATGAGATATCTGGTGGAAGTCGCAGCTTTGGAGTTCTTCATTCTCATCAGTTAGCTGTGGCATATTGCTTACGTGCATTCTGTACTCATGAGACTGTACCAAATTCAAAG CAAGTTCAGCAAGATATTGATTCTGCATTGAGCATATGGTTGGAAATCTCAAGTCTGAATACCTTGCCAGATGATCAACGATTGATACTATCTGAGTATATGTTGCTGCTATTATGTAATGCTTTTGATTTGTTATCAATCAAG GGTTGCGTGGATTACTACGATAACATATACAGTCTCATGATTAGATTattcaaatggaaaaatgttccATTGGAGAAGCTGATGGCCACTCTGTGGGAAAGCAGAAGAATGAGTCACGCAATGTGCATTGCACCAGCTAACGAGTTAGTTATAGCACAGCTATCTGAGCATCTTGGTGACCTCCCCAAGAGTTACGATTTTTGGACAAACTGTCTGAAGACATTGCCAGGCATGCTTGTCGGATTCCAGCagaatttctcatttttatgcTCAAATTATACCCAGACATCTTGTGAACATGAAAAGTCTAGTCGAATGCATGTGACGGTTGATGAGGTTAAAGAAGCTGCGTTGAAACTCATATCTCAT ATTCCTGCATGCAAAAGTTCTATTTTCTCGGCTGGATATCTTTACTATGATTTGTGTGAAAGACTTATTTCAGAAGGTTGTCTTACTGAG GCTCTCTTATGTGCAAAAGAAGCTCATCGTCTACGCTCTAAACTATTTCAAGAGAAATTTACCTACTCTGTTGAGCAGCATCCTgaaaaattttgtgaaattaCTCATGCTAGTCAGAAGCCTCCATATGGCATTAAGAATCTCCGGAAAAGTGGATCTGTTTCTCGCAATATATGGTCATTTGATAAAATATCATGGGATGTTGAAGGCTGCTATCTTAGTCCTTTTAACGTACTTCAGTGTTATCTTGAAAGCACTCTTCAG GTTGGGCTTGTTCATGAGATCATTGGAAATGGTTCTGAGGCTGAAACACTTTTACAGTGGGGAAAAAGTATCTCCTGCTTGCAAAGCTTGCCACTTTTTGAAGTTGCTTTCTCCTCTGCTTTAG GAAAAGTATACAGAAAGAAACAGTTATGGAGTTTGGCACAAAAGGAACTTGAAGGAGCCAAACAGATATTGACGGATAACATTACTTCTTGTTTGAAGTGCAGATTGGTGCTTGAAGTAATAGTTGATCAGTATCTTGGGGATTTGTTTCGAAGTATGTATGTAAATGGTAATGGGAATACATCTGAAGAGCTATTAATAAATGCAGAAGAGTTGTATAAGTTAGCTCTTGAGAAACTGAATCTTTCTGGATGGAAAAATTCCATTAGTTGTCCAGATGAAGAAAGTCATCTTTCATCTCTGACAATTCCAGTGGAAAGGGCGAAGGCCAGAAAGGATGGAAGAAAGAGTAAAAAGACTACAAACGCTCCTAGGTCTCTACAAATGGATCAGTGTGTAAATCCCCAAACGAATGTGAGACTGACTCGCTCTAGATGTCGGTCGATTCAGGGGCAAAGCACAAACATTTCTAATGAAGTGGAAGTTGACCTTACTGTGCATTTGAAAAGCAACGTTCCTGATCTTTCTGGTGCTTCTGGCCAGAAGCAAATGCATTTGCAAGTAAATTGTTGCACACCTACTTTAGGATGTGGAGCATCATGCAAAAATGGGAAAGTTGGATGTTGGCAATGTCTCCAAATGGAAATAATGGAAGCAGgacaaataaacaattttatatatctCAAGTGGGAGTTTGCTCGCAGACGGCTTTTGTTGAGGCAACTTTCTGGCTTAG GTAAGTGCTCGGGGATTCGTggtcaaattcatcaaacacatGAAACCATTTTGAAAAGCATGTCCATCTTAGTGAGCCGAAATCTATTCTCTCAAGCACATGGTGTTGTTGAACCCGTGGTTTTGCTTGATTTAGTTGGGAAGGAAGTCCCTGGAGATATGTTTGCAGTTGAGAGGGCATCAGTTCTCTATAACATTTGCTGGTTCGCTTTGAAGAGTTACAAGTATGATGATACCAA GATTATTTGCTGCCCATTGTCTCAGGTTCAGTCTAAAACGTTGGTTTCTTGGCTGATGGTTGCCCTTGTACTCTGCTGTGAGGTTCCTGTTCTTTTTCAGAAG GTTTCGAAGTTGCTAGCTGTTATACATgtgatttcttcatcaattgAGCTATTATCTTTGCCATCTTCCAACAAAATACTAACAGACAGTCATTGGGCTTCATATTTTCACCAAGCTTCGATTGGAACTCATCTTAATCATCAGTTCTTCCCATATACGACTGGAAGATCATGTATACAGGACCTTAATTTTGCAAAA GGTTTCGATACAGGAGAACAAACAGTGAAGTTATTTAG AAGGGGATCTTTTTCTAGTCAAGATCTTGAAGAATATGTGAGAAAGTTCTTTGATGGCCTTCCTTGCGTGGCTATGGTTTGTATTAGTTTGATTGGAGGAGATCTTGCTTGTTTACTACAACAAATTCtccattttccttcatctGTCCACGCATGGATCCTGGTGTCGCATTTAAATTCCAAGCGTCAGCCACTTGTTTTACTACTGCCCGTGGAGACAATCTTAAAAG AAGATTCAGAAGCTTATTCAAATCCTCAATCAGATGATATCTGTGAGAGAAATGATTCGACTAAACATTGGCAATGTCCCTGGGGTTCCTCAGTCATTGATGAAATCGCACCATCATTCAGAACTATATTAGAGGAGAATTATTTATCATCTTCAGTCTTTCCTTCAGAggatacaaaaacaaataggATGTTATGGTGGAAACGGAGAACAAAGCTTGACGATTGCCTTGGTAAATTATTGGG AACTATTGAAGATTCATGGTTGGGCCCTTggaaatatattcttttggGGGGCTGGTCAAACAGAAAGCATGTTGATTCTGTACTCAATACATTGGTGCTGAATTTGAAATCCAAATGCAAAATGGACGTCAATGAGGGTCTtctgaaaattattttagaaggTTCAGAGGACGTTTTAGTGggatttgattcaaaattgTATTGGAGGAAAGGTTGCTTCGTTGGTAGAGCAAGATTTTATGATAAAGAAAAGTCTAATCCTTTTCAAAATGCATTGAATGGAGTGGACAAACTTTCTACATTGGCCTTAAAATTAATACAGGATGCAAAAAAAGAGCTGGAAGGGGAAGACGGTACCAGCAGAGAGCCCATAATTCTTGTCTTGGACTATGATGTGCAG ATGCTTCCCTGGGAGAATATACCTATACTTAAAAACCAGGAGGTTTATCGCATGCCTTCTGTTGGCAGTATCTGTGTAACACTAGATGGAAGATTGCATCAGCAAGAGCAAGATAGTGGGATCATTGCTACCTTTCCTTCAATTGATCCCTTGgatgctttttatttattgaaccCTAGTGGTGATCTCAGCAGCACACagattgaatttgaaaattggtTCAAAGATCAAAATTTGGAG gGGAAGGCTGGATATGCACCCAAATCTTCAGAGTTGATTGAGGAACTTAAAAGCCGCGACCTCTTCATATACTTCGGTCACGGGAGTG GAGCACAATATATTCCCAGGCATGAGATTCAAAAACTGGATGCCTGTGCTGCAAGTCTTCTAATGGGATGCAGCAGTGGTTCCCTGACATTAAATGGTTATTATGTCCCACAAGGGATTCCATTATCTTATCTGAAGGCAGGGTCTCCTGTCATTGTGGCCAACCTATGGGAAGTGACTGACAAGGACATTGACCGTTTCGGGAAGGCAATTCTTGAAGCTTGGTTGAGAGAAAGGTCATGTTCTCTTCCTAGTTCTGTTCAGTGTGATATCGTTACAAAAGAGTTGGAGGCCATGAAAATAAGCTCTAAACGTGCAAATAAGAAAGTGGCAAGTAAAAGTCTACCTACAGCATGTGAAAGTACTTCAAGTAGAGACCATTCTGTTCATAGTCGAATGATTGGTTCATTCTTGTGTGAGGCTCGGGAAGCTTGCAATCTACGTTACTTAATCGGAGCATCGCCAGTTTGTTACGGTGTTCCGACAAGcataaggaagaagaaagagctGACATAA